In a single window of the Polynucleobacter sp. MWH-UH24A genome:
- the chlG gene encoding chlorophyll synthase ChlG, whose translation MEMGTSVLNQSSQRSWPTPLVILELLKPITWFPPMWAFACGVIATGIAITERWQVLLAGVLLAGPMVCATSQAINDWFDRHVDAINEPNRPIPSGRMPGRWGLYIAILWTGLSLLVGWWISPWAFVATLIGLFLAWAYSAPPLRLKQNGWWGNAACGLSYEGLAWFTGSAVMLGDAFPSVASIILALLYSIGAHGIMTLNDFKAIEGDRQMGVRSLPVQLGINGAAWNACLMMIVPQYLVVGFLYWHGSSFHALAILVLIIAQLLMMKYFLEDPVKRALFLSGFGVPLFVSGMMISAFAVGRSA comes from the coding sequence ATGGAAATGGGGACTTCGGTCTTAAACCAATCTTCTCAACGGTCCTGGCCAACTCCATTGGTAATCCTGGAGTTGCTCAAGCCCATCACATGGTTTCCTCCCATGTGGGCATTTGCTTGTGGTGTCATTGCAACCGGTATTGCGATCACCGAGCGTTGGCAAGTTTTATTGGCGGGCGTGCTGTTAGCTGGGCCGATGGTGTGCGCAACCAGTCAGGCAATTAATGACTGGTTTGATCGGCATGTCGATGCGATTAATGAGCCCAATCGTCCGATTCCGTCAGGGCGCATGCCGGGACGCTGGGGCCTATACATTGCCATTCTTTGGACCGGTTTATCGCTGCTCGTGGGTTGGTGGATTAGCCCCTGGGCATTTGTTGCAACCTTGATTGGTCTATTCCTAGCCTGGGCATATAGCGCACCACCGTTACGCCTCAAACAAAATGGCTGGTGGGGGAATGCAGCTTGCGGATTATCGTATGAAGGTCTTGCTTGGTTTACTGGTTCCGCTGTGATGCTAGGGGATGCATTTCCGTCGGTGGCATCCATCATCTTGGCTTTACTCTATAGCATTGGTGCGCACGGCATTATGACCTTGAACGACTTTAAAGCAATTGAGGGCGATCGCCAAATGGGCGTGCGTTCATTACCCGTGCAATTGGGTATTAACGGAGCGGCTTGGAATGCCTGCTTGATGATGATTGTTCCGCAATACCTTGTTGTTGGATTCTTGTACTGGCATGGCAGCTCATTTCATGCATTAGCGATTCTGGTCTTAATCATTGCGCAATTATTGATGATGAAGTACTTCCTAGAGGACCCGGTAAAGCGCGCATTATTCCTAAGTGGTTTTGGTGTCCCATTATTTGTAAGTGGCATGATGATTAGTGCCTTTGCTGTGGGTCGATCAGCATGA
- the puhA gene encoding photosynthetic reaction center subunit H gives MGTGAITQYVDVAQLALYAFWVFFAILIYYLTIESKREGFPLEYDQAGKVRRAEGIAAMPKPKTFKTQFGGDVTVPRDEPLERLAARPANGMNGAPIEPTGNPMLDGIGPGAYANRADVPDHMPEGGPRIVPMRLLSDFSVARQDIDPRGLNVVGADGVRGGTIKEIWVDRLEMMIRYLELETTPEAGARRVLLPMNFARVGRNQVSVKAVLGKHFAKVPATKSMEQITLLEEEKIMAYFGAGTLYATPERSEPLV, from the coding sequence ATGGGAACTGGAGCAATTACACAATACGTGGATGTCGCGCAACTAGCCTTGTATGCATTTTGGGTTTTCTTTGCCATCCTCATTTATTACCTCACCATTGAGAGTAAACGCGAGGGATTTCCTCTGGAATACGATCAAGCGGGCAAGGTGCGTCGTGCTGAGGGCATTGCTGCAATGCCTAAGCCAAAAACCTTCAAAACCCAATTCGGTGGCGATGTTACGGTGCCCCGTGATGAGCCCTTAGAGCGTTTGGCTGCGCGACCAGCGAATGGGATGAATGGTGCACCGATTGAGCCAACTGGCAATCCAATGCTCGATGGTATTGGTCCTGGTGCGTATGCCAATCGTGCCGATGTACCCGATCATATGCCAGAAGGTGGCCCGCGTATTGTTCCAATGCGCTTATTGAGTGACTTTAGTGTAGCCAGACAAGACATTGATCCTCGTGGCCTTAATGTGGTGGGTGCCGATGGGGTGCGCGGTGGAACCATTAAAGAGATTTGGGTCGATCGCCTCGAGATGATGATTCGGTATTTGGAGCTCGAGACCACGCCAGAAGCAGGCGCTCGTCGCGTGCTGTTGCCCATGAACTTTGCCCGTGTAGGTCGTAATCAGGTTTCTGTGAAAGCGGTATTGGGCAAACATTTTGCAAAAGTTCCGGCGACGAAGAGCATGGAGCAAATTACCTTGCTCGAAGAGGAAAAAATCATGGCGTACTTTGGGGCGGGCACTTTATATGCCACTCCTGAGCGCAGTGAGCCATTGGTGTAA
- a CDS encoding NAD(P)/FAD-dependent oxidoreductase has product MDRRHFLGVSSAASLGVLAGCASPPVNISKANVVVVGGGYGGATAAKYVRMFSNNTAQVTLIEPNAEFISCPMSNLVVGGHTTIANISTPYDNLTKRHGIKVVKDMVASIDAKQKTIRLASGGSMKYDKLILSPGIGLMMDTIKGLDKANQEGVTVQAWKAGPETVLLRKQLESMKDGGVYAISIPMAPYRCPPGPYERACQVASYFKQFKPKSKVLILDANDDVVSKGGLFKKAWASMYAGMIEYRPKHNVVEVDSKTKTLKFDVQNDVKADVLNVLPLMRAGDIAVRTGIANSNARWVNVNYINFESTAAKDIHVLGDSIQIAPLMPKSGHMANSHAKVAAAAIVAELGGFEVNQNPVLTNTCYSFVSADEVVHVASVHQYDAKDKTFKTVPGSGGLSAEASKLEGVYAWGWARNIWADSLG; this is encoded by the coding sequence ATGGATCGTCGTCACTTTTTAGGAGTTAGTTCCGCAGCATCGTTAGGTGTATTGGCTGGTTGTGCTAGCCCTCCCGTCAATATTAGTAAAGCTAATGTAGTCGTCGTCGGGGGTGGGTACGGTGGCGCTACCGCCGCGAAGTATGTGCGGATGTTTTCGAACAACACTGCTCAAGTTACTTTAATTGAACCGAATGCAGAATTTATCTCCTGCCCAATGTCGAACCTAGTTGTTGGTGGTCACACCACCATCGCCAATATCTCGACTCCCTATGACAACTTGACCAAGCGCCATGGCATTAAGGTTGTGAAGGATATGGTGGCTTCCATTGACGCGAAGCAAAAGACCATTCGCTTGGCCTCGGGTGGCTCAATGAAATACGACAAGCTCATCCTGTCGCCTGGTATTGGTCTGATGATGGATACCATCAAAGGCTTAGATAAGGCTAACCAAGAAGGTGTGACGGTCCAAGCATGGAAAGCTGGCCCTGAAACTGTTTTACTTCGCAAGCAACTCGAGTCCATGAAAGATGGCGGCGTCTACGCAATATCCATTCCAATGGCACCGTATCGCTGCCCTCCCGGACCTTATGAGCGTGCCTGCCAAGTCGCCAGTTACTTTAAGCAATTTAAGCCCAAGTCGAAGGTATTAATCCTTGATGCCAATGACGATGTGGTTTCGAAAGGTGGTCTCTTCAAAAAGGCTTGGGCCTCCATGTATGCCGGCATGATTGAATACCGTCCGAAACACAATGTAGTTGAGGTTGATAGCAAAACCAAGACGCTCAAATTTGATGTGCAAAATGACGTCAAAGCTGATGTATTGAATGTTTTGCCCCTCATGCGCGCTGGCGACATCGCAGTACGCACCGGTATTGCGAATTCGAATGCCCGGTGGGTGAATGTCAACTACATCAATTTTGAATCGACTGCCGCCAAAGACATCCACGTTCTTGGTGATTCGATTCAGATTGCTCCACTAATGCCCAAATCAGGCCATATGGCCAACTCGCATGCCAAAGTTGCGGCAGCAGCGATCGTTGCTGAACTTGGTGGTTTTGAAGTCAATCAAAATCCAGTTCTCACCAACACCTGCTACAGCTTTGTAAGTGCGGATGAGGTGGTTCACGTTGCCAGCGTCCATCAGTACGATGCCAAAGATAAGACCTTCAAGACCGTTCCAGGCTCAGGTGGCCTATCCGCTGAAGCCAGTAAGTTGGAAGGGGTTTACGCTTGGGGTTGGGCTCGTAACATTTGGGCAGACAGCCTGGGTTAA
- the puhE gene encoding putative photosynthetic complex assembly protein PuhE → MSVSSFLFPMLYTIFLWWFGTGIILLLNQRPRSTHQATFWMSGMVLLFALVGLKTSANLNTVAGAYCGFTCALLVWAWQEIGFLLGYVTGSRRTPCPPDCRGVRKAFYAFQTIFHHELALIVLGIAVAIATWGGSNLVGLWTFLILWAMRQSAKLNVFLGVLNLNEKFLPVHLQYMHSYFTKRAMNPLLPISILLACLAALPLWQHAFAANANAYQIASSTILATLLSLAILEHIMMVLPFSTDGLWKWGLRS, encoded by the coding sequence ATGAGCGTAAGTAGCTTTCTCTTTCCCATGCTGTACACCATCTTTTTATGGTGGTTTGGGACTGGCATTATTTTGCTACTCAACCAACGCCCACGCTCGACCCATCAGGCAACTTTTTGGATGAGCGGTATGGTTTTACTGTTTGCCTTGGTTGGGTTAAAAACCAGCGCTAATTTAAATACGGTCGCTGGAGCATATTGCGGATTTACTTGTGCTTTATTAGTCTGGGCTTGGCAAGAAATTGGATTTCTATTGGGGTATGTAACAGGTTCGCGTCGCACTCCATGCCCCCCGGATTGCAGGGGTGTGCGTAAAGCGTTTTATGCCTTTCAAACGATTTTTCATCACGAATTAGCCCTGATCGTTCTCGGAATTGCTGTAGCAATTGCAACCTGGGGTGGTAGTAATTTAGTTGGGTTATGGACCTTTCTCATCCTCTGGGCGATGCGGCAAAGCGCCAAACTCAATGTGTTCTTGGGAGTCTTGAATCTCAATGAGAAGTTCTTGCCCGTGCATCTTCAATACATGCATAGTTACTTCACCAAGCGAGCGATGAACCCCTTGTTACCGATTTCGATTCTTTTGGCGTGTTTGGCGGCATTGCCTCTTTGGCAGCACGCATTTGCTGCGAATGCCAATGCGTATCAAATTGCGTCGTCGACCATTTTGGCGACTTTACTATCGCTTGCGATTCTCGAGCACATCATGATGGTCTTACCATTTTCAACGGACGGATTATGGAAATGGGGACTTCGGTCTTAA
- a CDS encoding TspO/MBR family protein, whose translation MSAEWFAHYKPIIFAVVWGLVLALAGAWATDIGEWYKSLQQPPWKPPDWVFGPMWTVIFILAGVAFVMAYHRAPNQETIRMLVILFIVNGLFNFIWSVLYFRMQRPDWALIEAVGLWLSVLAIVLATRSYSPISSFLMLPYLAWVSVAMLLNWTTIQLNGPFGRG comes from the coding sequence ATGAGTGCGGAGTGGTTTGCGCACTATAAGCCAATTATTTTTGCTGTTGTTTGGGGTTTAGTGCTCGCACTGGCTGGAGCATGGGCCACCGATATTGGTGAGTGGTACAAGAGTCTGCAACAACCCCCCTGGAAACCACCCGATTGGGTGTTTGGGCCAATGTGGACAGTCATCTTTATTCTTGCGGGCGTTGCTTTTGTAATGGCTTACCATCGAGCCCCCAATCAAGAAACCATCCGGATGTTGGTCATTCTCTTCATTGTGAATGGTTTATTTAATTTCATTTGGAGCGTTTTGTATTTTCGGATGCAAAGACCCGACTGGGCGCTGATTGAGGCGGTTGGATTATGGCTCTCGGTATTAGCGATCGTACTCGCTACGCGTTCGTATTCACCCATCTCAAGCTTCTTGATGCTGCCATACCTCGCTTGGGTATCGGTGGCCATGTTGCTTAACTGGACCACGATTCAATTAAACGGCCCATTTGGTCGGGGCTAA
- a CDS encoding BCD family MFS transporter, with the protein MTQHFTTLNWFGIARLGLVQASLGAVVVLTTSVLNRVMVIELALPALLPGLLVAMHYLVQFIRPRMGFGSDRSGRSTPWIQGGMLVLASGGVLAAGAVALMSRDVSSGIGLAFIAFMMIGLGVSASGTALLVLLAKRVDEKRKAAAASCVWLMMIFGFAMTAGISGKLLDPFSFERLIMVSLGVSCIALAISFIALHGLEPKSLAQTAQNANEPKLRFKEALAEVWQESRVQRFTVFVFISMLAYSSQDLILEPFAGTAFGLTPGETTSLSGLQHAGVLCGMLLCGFITSRSKNPNLSSLRIWTVGGCIASSLAMLSLVMSGLVGPGWPFFSTVFILGVSNGAFSIAAIGSMMQFAGMGKERREGVRMGVWGAAQAIAFGLGGILGTGASDLARYILGDPVTAYASVFFVEAILFMAAAILSFYIRPNERITKTQPVESSIPRPFISHGGSS; encoded by the coding sequence ATGACTCAACATTTCACTACCCTCAATTGGTTTGGGATTGCTCGTTTAGGACTTGTACAAGCCTCCTTAGGTGCAGTCGTGGTACTGACCACATCGGTTTTGAATCGCGTGATGGTGATTGAGCTTGCACTTCCTGCATTACTACCCGGTTTATTGGTAGCGATGCATTATTTAGTGCAATTTATTCGACCCCGGATGGGCTTTGGATCGGATCGCAGTGGCCGTTCAACGCCCTGGATTCAGGGTGGAATGTTAGTTCTGGCCAGTGGTGGCGTGTTGGCAGCGGGTGCGGTGGCTTTGATGAGTCGCGATGTAAGCTCGGGTATCGGCCTCGCTTTTATTGCTTTCATGATGATTGGTTTAGGAGTGAGCGCAAGTGGTACGGCTTTACTAGTGCTCCTAGCAAAACGCGTAGATGAAAAGCGTAAGGCCGCCGCTGCAAGTTGCGTCTGGCTCATGATGATCTTTGGCTTTGCGATGACAGCGGGTATTAGCGGAAAACTACTCGACCCATTTTCCTTTGAGCGCCTCATCATGGTCTCACTGGGTGTGTCGTGCATCGCACTTGCGATTAGCTTTATTGCACTGCATGGACTTGAACCTAAATCCCTTGCACAAACCGCACAGAACGCCAATGAGCCCAAATTGCGATTTAAAGAAGCCTTAGCCGAAGTATGGCAAGAGTCACGTGTACAGCGTTTTACCGTGTTCGTCTTTATCTCGATGTTGGCGTATAGCTCACAAGATCTAATCTTGGAACCTTTTGCAGGTACTGCGTTTGGTTTAACCCCTGGAGAGACAACGAGCCTATCTGGCCTTCAACATGCTGGAGTACTTTGCGGCATGCTGCTGTGTGGGTTTATCACGAGCAGAAGTAAGAATCCAAATTTATCGTCACTGCGGATATGGACGGTTGGAGGCTGTATTGCCTCATCACTCGCCATGCTGAGTTTGGTGATGTCTGGATTGGTGGGTCCTGGTTGGCCATTCTTTAGTACCGTATTTATATTAGGAGTATCGAACGGCGCGTTTTCGATCGCAGCGATTGGTTCGATGATGCAATTTGCTGGTATGGGCAAGGAGCGTCGCGAAGGTGTCCGTATGGGCGTTTGGGGAGCAGCCCAAGCAATTGCTTTTGGACTGGGTGGTATTTTAGGAACGGGGGCGAGCGATCTCGCGCGTTATATATTAGGTGACCCAGTAACCGCTTATGCAAGCGTCTTCTTTGTTGAGGCCATTTTATTTATGGCTGCTGCCATTCTGTCGTTTTATATCCGACCCAATGAACGTATTACCAAAACCCAACCGGTTGAGTCATCAATCCCTCGCCCGTTTATTTCCCATGGAGGATCATCATGA
- the puhB gene encoding photosynthetic complex putative assembly protein PuhB: MSTIYQSPEHEFEAQPGLPEPLPQNERILWQGKPDLKSFALHAAHLQWFALYFSAMVVLKAIAISRSAGGWVEEWPGFAWALGLSLCALVMLALLTYWSVNATMYTLTNRRLVMRIGIVLTITFNLPLKRLAQAGVHIYPDGSADIPIKLNADDKIPFLHLWPHARAWKLAHPEPMLRCVPDGAKVAKLFADTWATMNQVELRSQPIGQSESPISAYGQGMAIAKVSQSRS; the protein is encoded by the coding sequence ATGAGTACGATCTACCAATCCCCAGAGCACGAGTTCGAGGCACAGCCCGGATTGCCTGAGCCTTTGCCTCAGAACGAGCGCATTCTGTGGCAAGGAAAGCCAGACCTCAAATCGTTTGCACTTCATGCAGCGCATTTGCAATGGTTCGCACTGTACTTTTCTGCCATGGTTGTTCTAAAGGCAATTGCCATTAGCCGATCTGCAGGCGGCTGGGTTGAGGAATGGCCAGGCTTTGCTTGGGCTTTGGGATTATCACTTTGCGCGTTGGTGATGTTGGCCTTACTGACCTATTGGTCCGTGAATGCAACGATGTATACCTTAACCAATCGGCGTTTGGTCATGCGCATTGGGATTGTGCTGACGATTACATTTAATTTACCCCTCAAACGTTTAGCACAAGCGGGTGTTCATATTTATCCTGACGGTAGTGCGGATATCCCCATCAAGCTCAATGCCGATGACAAAATCCCGTTCTTGCATCTGTGGCCACATGCCCGCGCTTGGAAGTTGGCCCACCCCGAGCCAATGTTGCGATGCGTGCCAGACGGCGCTAAGGTAGCTAAGTTATTTGCAGATACTTGGGCGACGATGAATCAGGTTGAACTTCGCTCTCAGCCCATCGGTCAGTCCGAGTCACCAATTAGCGCCTATGGGCAGGGTATGGCTATTGCAAAGGTTTCTCAATCACGCTCATGA
- the acsF gene encoding magnesium-protoporphyrin IX monomethyl ester (oxidative) cyclase: MESAESLLRDQIPVAPQINDSTKKALQDAMLSPRFYTTDFTEVDRTNIDALRSEWNVLMAEFAADINSDHFQRPADMSKNYSNVDPELYDEFVDFLISSITSEFSGCILYAEIKRKVKNEDMKLLYGYMARDESRHAGFINQWLKDFDIGIDLGFLAKAKKYTYFKPKFIYYATYLSEKIGYARYITIFRELEKKPELRFHPIFLWFERWCNDEFRHGEAFALIMRANPHLLTGLNKYWIRFFCLAVYSTMYVRDHSRPQLYKAMQISPTDYDKKVLRITNEITKQVFPITLNLDDPRFYECMNQMLALFQKMDVYKARGGLLAKVMVPLLGIRAGLVFARAYFLPVHNHELPRNVRLVPSW, translated from the coding sequence ATGGAGTCCGCAGAAAGCCTATTACGAGATCAAATTCCGGTGGCCCCGCAAATTAATGATTCAACCAAGAAGGCATTGCAAGATGCGATGTTGAGTCCGCGGTTTTACACCACTGACTTTACCGAAGTGGATCGCACCAACATTGATGCATTGCGCTCGGAATGGAATGTTCTGATGGCTGAGTTTGCAGCAGATATTAATTCGGATCATTTTCAGCGACCCGCCGATATGAGTAAGAACTATTCCAATGTGGATCCCGAACTCTATGACGAGTTTGTTGATTTCTTGATTAGCTCAATTACATCAGAGTTTTCAGGATGTATTTTGTATGCTGAAATCAAGCGCAAGGTCAAAAATGAGGATATGAAGTTGCTCTATGGCTATATGGCTCGTGACGAGTCGCGCCATGCGGGCTTTATTAATCAGTGGCTCAAGGATTTTGATATTGGGATTGATCTCGGATTTTTGGCAAAGGCAAAAAAATACACGTATTTCAAGCCAAAATTTATTTACTATGCAACCTATCTCTCCGAGAAAATTGGATACGCTAGGTACATCACGATCTTTCGTGAGCTTGAGAAAAAACCAGAGCTGCGTTTTCATCCGATCTTCTTGTGGTTTGAGAGGTGGTGCAATGATGAGTTTCGTCACGGCGAAGCCTTTGCATTAATCATGCGTGCAAATCCCCATTTATTAACGGGGCTTAATAAATACTGGATTCGGTTCTTCTGCTTAGCGGTCTATAGCACGATGTATGTTCGTGATCATTCAAGACCACAGTTGTATAAAGCCATGCAGATCTCACCGACCGACTATGACAAAAAAGTCTTGCGAATTACCAATGAGATTACCAAACAGGTATTCCCCATCACCTTGAACTTGGATGACCCTCGGTTTTACGAGTGCATGAACCAAATGTTGGCCTTATTCCAAAAAATGGATGTTTATAAGGCACGTGGAGGGCTTTTAGCAAAAGTCATGGTGCCACTCCTGGGCATTCGTGCTGGTTTGGTCTTTGCGCGCGCTTATTTCTTACCCGTACACAATCATGAGTTACCCCGTAATGTTCGCTTGGTTCCTAGCTGGTAA
- the puhC gene encoding photosynthetic complex assembly protein PuhC, with protein MNRSPSPLMTKTSVLALALGALVVFATWVTQQSKQMVRYPDAPAALIKQLRFEDRTDGSIAVVDYQTKQQVDVITGEAGFVRGALRTLAQERKRREIGSEPPFELIARQDGRLTLADPSTGRMIDLESFGVINSQHFARLLRTDANQIQQR; from the coding sequence ATGAACCGTTCACCATCGCCCTTAATGACTAAAACAAGTGTTCTCGCACTCGCACTTGGAGCGCTTGTTGTATTCGCTACTTGGGTAACGCAGCAGTCCAAACAGATGGTGCGGTATCCCGATGCGCCCGCAGCACTCATCAAACAATTGCGGTTTGAAGATCGTACTGATGGGTCGATTGCGGTCGTTGATTATCAAACGAAGCAGCAAGTCGATGTGATTACTGGAGAGGCAGGCTTTGTGCGCGGGGCTTTAAGAACCCTAGCGCAAGAGCGCAAGCGTCGCGAAATCGGAAGCGAGCCTCCTTTTGAGCTAATTGCCCGTCAAGATGGGCGCTTGACCCTTGCCGATCCCAGTACAGGACGCATGATTGATTTGGAGTCCTTTGGGGTTATTAATTCGCAGCATTTTGCACGCCTTCTTCGGACGGATGCAAATCAAATCCAACAACGTTGA
- a CDS encoding geranylgeranyl diphosphate reductase, translating into MSTLETFDAVVVGGGPAGATAAGDLAKMGHTVLLLDRAGRIKPCGGAIPPRLIKDFGIPDELLVAKARSARMISPKNNQVDIPIDGGFVGMVDRDQFDEWLRVRAANDGATRRTGIFEKITRDTDGTAIVHYRVHSANRSEPEKTGAVRAKTIIGADGAKSGVGRQAIPGAKDVDYVFAYHEIVRVPEAPPQGYDGSRCDVFYQGTLSPDFYGWIFPHGNTMSIGTGSADKGFSLRSAVGQLKKLTNLENTELLRHEGAPLPMKPLKKWDNNRDVILAGDAAGVVAPASGEGIYYAMVGGRLAAESVHELLVTGNVKALAQARKRFMKEHGTVFLVLGIMQRFWYGNDKRRERFVKMCEDKDVQRLTFESYMHKKLVRKDPMAHIKIFFKDMAHLLGMAKV; encoded by the coding sequence ATGAGTACCCTAGAAACCTTTGATGCAGTGGTCGTTGGCGGCGGGCCCGCAGGGGCAACCGCAGCTGGTGATCTTGCCAAAATGGGACATACCGTTTTATTGCTCGATCGCGCGGGCCGCATTAAACCCTGTGGCGGTGCAATTCCACCCCGTCTGATTAAAGACTTTGGGATCCCCGACGAGCTATTGGTCGCTAAAGCCCGTTCAGCCCGTATGATCTCACCTAAAAATAATCAAGTCGACATCCCAATTGATGGTGGTTTTGTGGGAATGGTCGATCGTGATCAGTTTGATGAATGGCTTCGTGTTCGTGCAGCCAATGATGGCGCCACACGTCGCACCGGTATTTTTGAGAAGATCACACGCGACACTGATGGTACGGCCATTGTTCACTATCGAGTTCACTCCGCCAATCGATCAGAGCCGGAGAAGACTGGGGCGGTTCGTGCGAAGACCATTATTGGTGCTGATGGCGCCAAATCGGGTGTAGGGCGCCAGGCAATCCCTGGGGCCAAAGATGTCGATTACGTATTTGCTTATCACGAGATTGTTCGGGTTCCCGAGGCACCGCCACAAGGTTATGATGGCTCGCGTTGTGATGTGTTTTATCAAGGTACACTATCGCCCGATTTCTACGGTTGGATCTTTCCGCATGGCAATACCATGAGTATTGGAACGGGTAGTGCAGATAAAGGATTTTCATTGCGTAGCGCCGTAGGCCAACTCAAGAAACTAACTAATTTAGAAAATACCGAGTTGCTACGCCACGAAGGCGCACCATTACCAATGAAGCCACTTAAAAAATGGGATAACAATCGGGATGTCATTTTGGCGGGGGATGCTGCCGGGGTCGTTGCTCCCGCTTCGGGCGAGGGGATTTATTACGCGATGGTGGGGGGTCGATTAGCGGCTGAGTCGGTGCATGAGTTATTAGTAACCGGAAATGTCAAGGCCTTAGCCCAAGCACGCAAGCGCTTCATGAAAGAGCACGGTACAGTATTTCTGGTTCTGGGGATCATGCAACGCTTTTGGTATGGAAACGATAAGCGTCGCGAGCGTTTTGTCAAAATGTGCGAAGATAAAGATGTACAACGTTTAACCTTTGAATCGTACATGCATAAGAAATTAGTTCGTAAAGATCCGATGGCTCATATTAAAATTTTCTTTAAAGATATGGCTCACCTTTTGGGCATGGCCAAGGTATGA
- a CDS encoding c-type cytochrome has translation MHFPSVHQLKVMGLSIGTVGLLSFSGLAVAQTSPANINQMSLAATCANCHGTNGVGVPNAGMPQINHLSPDAMLTQLKAFKSGARTGTIMHQLAKGYTDEQLQTIANVLGKK, from the coding sequence ATGCACTTTCCATCTGTCCATCAGCTCAAGGTCATGGGGCTTAGTATCGGCACTGTAGGTCTACTATCCTTTAGTGGCCTTGCGGTTGCGCAAACTAGTCCTGCCAATATCAATCAAATGTCCTTGGCAGCTACTTGTGCGAATTGCCATGGCACGAATGGTGTTGGTGTTCCAAATGCGGGCATGCCTCAAATTAATCATTTATCGCCCGATGCCATGTTGACTCAACTCAAAGCGTTTAAGAGCGGTGCACGCACTGGAACCATCATGCATCAATTAGCTAAAGGCTATACCGATGAGCAACTCCAAACCATTGCCAATGTGCTTGGCAAAAAATAA